TGGCGCCGCGCTCACCGGTGTCGGCGCTGATCCCGCTGGGCACGTCGATGGAGAGGATCGGGGCATTAAAAGACAGCGTCCACGGCAGGTCGCCGGCGCCACCGAGTCCGAGGATGCCGTCGATGACCAGGTCGTAGTCGCCTTCTAAACTGTCGACGAGGGCGCCGCCGGCGTTGCGGAATGCCTCCAGCGCGCGTGACTGGGCGGTATCGAAAGCTAGCCATGCGTCGACCTTGCACCCGGACATCGCGAGCTCGGCGCCGGCGTAGAGTGCGTCGCCGCCGTTGCCGCCCTTGCCTACGAGCAGCACAACCCTGCCCTTGGCAGCTAACTCCCGCGCGACCCTGAACACCTGGTGCGCGGCGGCTTGCATCAGCTGGTTGGGGTGCTCCTGCGCGTCGAGCAGGGGCGCTTCCGCGGCGCGGATCTGGTCAGCGGTGTAGGCGAGGTTGCTCATGAGGCCACTGTAGGTGGGGTAGTGACAAATGTTGCAGGGATCGCACTCTGTTTCGGTGTTCCCCCAGGTCAGATTCCGGGGCGAGCAACATCTGTCACACTCGGAGGTGGCGTAGTGACAATAGTTGCAAAGATGGCGCATCATTGGGGAGTTTCCCCAGGTCAGATTCCGGGGCGAGCAACATCTGTCACACCCAAGGGGGGCGTACAGTCGAACCCATGGGTATTTCGGAAGTTCTCATCATCCTTCTCACCATCGCCGCCGTCATCGCGATCCCTGCGCTGCCCATCGCCATCGCGGTGCTGCTCTACAGAATCTACAAGCAGGGACAATAGCGTCACCTACCCCTGGCATTTGGGGCACCAGAACAGGTTGCGCCCCTCCACTTTGCGCACCGCGATCGGCTCGCCGCACACAAAACAGGGCTCGCCCGTGCGTCGGTAGACGTACACTTCCCCGCCGTGGTCGTCCTTGCGCGGGTCGCGCCCCATCGCTTCGGGGGTATGTTCGTCGCGCACGGTATCGATCCGGCCATGCTCGACGCCGTAGCGCATCAGCGAAACCAGATCCGCCCAGACCGCGTCGAAGTCCTCGCGGGCCAGCTGACATCCCGGCACAAAGGGGGAGACGCCCTGGCGGAAGAGGGCCTCGGCGCGGTAGATGTTGCCCACACCGGCGAAGAGCTTTTGGTCCATCATGAGCGAGCCAATCGTGCGTTTCGACGCCCCCACGCGTGCGAATAGGGCGTCGGGTGAGGCGTCGTCACGCAGCGGGTCCTCTCCTGTGCGATCGAGGATTGCCTGCATTTCGGCGGGGGAGACGTAGCGGCAAAATTGTGGTCCGCGAAGGTTCGCGGCCACGTCGCCTGCGACGATGCGCAGGCGGATCTGGCCCCACACGTCACGCGCCGGCTCGAAGCGCAAGCTGCCGATCAGGCCCAGGTGAATGTAGACAATGTGCCCGGTCGAGAAGCAGATAAACAGGTGCTTGCCGTGGGCTTCGGCCAGGGTGAGCGAGGAGGCGTCGATAGGCGAGGCATCGAAGCGGCCCTGCGGGGAGGACACAGACAGCGGCCCGCCGCGGAACCCGGAGTTCAGGTGCGCGGCGAGCCGGTGTATGACGTGGCCTTCGGGCATTCGAGCCAGTTTAGTGGTCGATGGGCTCCGCCGTGACCACGACGCCGTCGGCGTCGGCGTAGAGGAAGTGCCCCGGGTGGAACACGACGCCGCCGAAGGTGACCTGGACGTTGACCTCGCCCGCGCCATCCTTGTTC
Above is a window of Corynebacterium sanguinis DNA encoding:
- a CDS encoding Fpg/Nei family DNA glycosylase — protein: MPEGHVIHRLAAHLNSGFRGGPLSVSSPQGRFDASPIDASSLTLAEAHGKHLFICFSTGHIVYIHLGLIGSLRFEPARDVWGQIRLRIVAGDVAANLRGPQFCRYVSPAEMQAILDRTGEDPLRDDASPDALFARVGASKRTIGSLMMDQKLFAGVGNIYRAEALFRQGVSPFVPGCQLAREDFDAVWADLVSLMRYGVEHGRIDTVRDEHTPEAMGRDPRKDDHGGEVYVYRRTGEPCFVCGEPIAVRKVEGRNLFWCPKCQG